A DNA window from Paenibacillus andongensis contains the following coding sequences:
- a CDS encoding YmaF family protein, producing the protein MNKIPVTGFVFHSDDSLSDHSHGLYITSWDGMPYLHKHMFSGITSLNDGHAHEYIGITEPAPTGVPHFHRYHTVTSMNDGYTHIIDGVTGPAIDLPAGGHVHYFEGYSTVNGMHPHSHHYKGTTGNEVC; encoded by the coding sequence ATGAATAAGATACCTGTAACAGGGTTTGTATTCCACTCAGATGACTCATTATCCGATCATTCACATGGATTGTATATTACTTCTTGGGATGGCATGCCTTATCTACACAAGCACATGTTTTCAGGCATTACCTCTTTAAACGATGGGCATGCACATGAATATATTGGTATTACTGAACCAGCTCCGACAGGTGTCCCTCACTTTCATCGTTACCATACAGTTACTTCCATGAATGACGGTTACACTCATATTATTGACGGGGTAACAGGTCCAGCAATAGATCTTCCCGCAGGAGGGCATGTTCATTATTTTGAAGGATATTCAACTGTAAATGGCATGCATCCACATTCTCATCATTACAAAGGAACCACAGGGAATGAGGTTTGTTAA
- a CDS encoding spore germination protein, with amino-acid sequence MGTYVEMIKSKSKTQHDLKIEQLHIGSIHVWMVGYESIVEWQETIANISNCGITTESNYEELYMRLFGQDWDPEALDVLLQGKVAFIDSNFEQAFSFQGKLKTLARAIDKAENESMPFSPAIVFMEPISTNIGILRKSINSHCLEVEGFQFNGVGTKEASLVYLSECVDKGLLNHVRHTLNNASEQDLRNGQDLIRIFGYNRFHLVSPFHKTEIPGQAVTSMMHGRVILLIDGEPTAHVLPLLFGDFIALDWDRQFPVLVMIVLRSLRLLSLLIALLTPGLYVALVSVNPETLRIELALSIATSRIGIPLPTFLEMLLLLIISEIIVEATQRLPKSIAAANTLIGGIILGQAIVEAKLVSSLVIIVLSASVTANFAFPNYLNTLVIRMLRSGIVVLSGIFGIFGIFAAFLGICYYACSLQRFGVPFMNFLSPKKLGQ; translated from the coding sequence ATGGGAACCTATGTGGAGATGATCAAAAGCAAATCCAAAACACAGCATGACTTGAAAATAGAACAGTTGCATATTGGATCGATCCATGTGTGGATGGTTGGCTATGAATCCATTGTCGAATGGCAAGAAACTATTGCGAACATTTCGAACTGTGGCATTACCACGGAATCCAACTACGAAGAATTATATATGCGCTTATTCGGGCAAGATTGGGATCCGGAAGCTTTGGATGTGCTTTTACAAGGGAAAGTTGCCTTTATCGACTCTAATTTTGAACAAGCGTTCAGTTTTCAAGGTAAACTCAAGACACTTGCCAGAGCAATAGACAAAGCGGAAAACGAGTCCATGCCCTTTTCACCTGCTATTGTTTTTATGGAGCCAATATCCACAAATATAGGGATACTTCGTAAATCTATAAATTCACATTGTTTAGAGGTCGAAGGTTTCCAATTCAATGGCGTAGGAACAAAAGAGGCATCATTAGTTTACTTGTCAGAGTGTGTAGATAAAGGTTTACTTAATCATGTCAGGCATACTTTGAACAATGCTTCCGAGCAAGACCTCCGGAACGGACAAGATCTCATCCGAATTTTCGGATACAACCGATTTCATCTAGTGTCGCCTTTTCATAAAACGGAAATTCCCGGACAAGCGGTCACGTCCATGATGCATGGTAGAGTCATTCTACTAATCGACGGTGAGCCGACCGCACATGTGCTCCCCTTACTATTCGGAGATTTTATTGCTTTGGATTGGGATAGACAATTTCCAGTTTTAGTTATGATTGTGTTGCGTTCTTTGCGCTTACTCAGCCTATTAATCGCACTTTTGACTCCAGGCCTTTATGTGGCTCTAGTATCTGTAAATCCGGAGACATTACGTATTGAATTGGCTCTTTCCATCGCTACAAGTCGGATTGGAATACCTTTGCCTACTTTTTTAGAAATGCTGCTGCTCCTTATCATCAGTGAAATCATAGTTGAAGCGACTCAGCGTTTACCCAAAAGTATTGCTGCAGCGAATACACTTATCGGAGGAATTATCCTTGGACAAGCAATTGTTGAAGCAAAACTGGTCAGCAGCTTGGTCATTATTGTACTATCGGCCTCCGTAACAGCCAACTTTGCTTTTCCGAATTATTTGAATACTTTAGTGATTAGAATGCTGCGTTCGGGCATTGTCGTGTTGTCAGGTATTTTCGGTATTTTTGGCATATTTGCTGCCTTTCTCGGCATATGTTATTACGCTTGCAGCTTACAGCGTTTCGGTGTTCCTTTTATGAATTTTCTCTCCCCCAAAAAGCTAGGACAATGA
- a CDS encoding spore germination protein: MTAPIFFIAAHCSIIFTAYTRSILATTDYGHWEPACINMVVELVLLLFLLQGLRKAGSLDYSDLFLPLGKWISTALLLPLIIYILIIPILSVRFFAELMQIVFISRSPLYAILALLCLLMLFGSSIGPQGIMRASTLTTLINMPILLFALSACLTNSKFVKIYPLVNLSMDFLVEGKMLTTLFSICPFLLLGMLPPICKVQMKSILFTLLPIALLYISIVYIPILIYGVNAAKVLNFPLMTSLDTVNITWSIFNRISLFYAVALLAFVMTLSTFSLWSTTLMLHKMIPRWQEKYIRSGLTLIVYVVSLLIPSWNKYVEIFTKDTWFRLMIYMIIPVAVYFRGRFIESQERKRVLLK; the protein is encoded by the coding sequence ATGACAGCTCCTATTTTTTTCATTGCTGCCCATTGCAGCATCATTTTTACTGCTTATACTCGCTCCATTCTTGCTACTACAGATTATGGCCATTGGGAGCCGGCATGTATAAACATGGTGGTAGAGCTTGTACTTTTACTGTTTCTACTTCAGGGTCTGCGCAAAGCCGGGAGCTTGGACTATTCAGACTTATTCTTGCCTCTCGGAAAATGGATCAGTACAGCACTGCTACTGCCTCTTATCATTTACATCCTGATTATTCCAATCTTATCAGTTCGCTTCTTTGCAGAATTGATGCAAATTGTCTTCATCTCAAGATCGCCATTATATGCTATTTTGGCATTATTATGTTTGCTCATGCTATTTGGATCATCAATTGGTCCTCAAGGCATTATGAGGGCCAGCACATTGACGACACTCATCAATATGCCCATTCTTTTATTCGCCTTATCGGCATGCCTCACGAATTCCAAGTTTGTAAAGATTTATCCTCTGGTAAATCTCAGTATGGATTTTTTGGTTGAAGGGAAAATGTTAACAACACTGTTTTCGATCTGCCCCTTCCTACTTCTAGGTATGCTGCCTCCCATTTGTAAGGTTCAAATGAAATCCATCTTGTTCACCTTACTCCCCATTGCTTTGCTGTACATTAGTATCGTTTATATTCCCATCCTTATTTATGGAGTCAATGCAGCGAAAGTTTTGAATTTTCCGTTGATGACAAGCTTGGACACCGTTAATATTACTTGGTCCATTTTCAATCGCATCTCTTTATTCTATGCTGTCGCTTTACTGGCTTTCGTCATGACACTTTCTACTTTCTCTCTTTGGTCTACAACGCTCATGCTTCATAAAATGATACCGAGATGGCAAGAGAAATATATTAGGTCCGGTCTTACTTTGATTGTGTATGTGGTCAGCCTACTTATTCCTTCTTGGAATAAGTACGTTGAGATATTTACTAAGGATACTTGGTTTCGCTTAATGATTTACATGATTATCCCAGTTGCTGTTTATTTTCGCGGAAGATTTATTGAAAGTCAGGAGAGAAAGCGAGTTCTGTTAAAATGA
- a CDS encoding GMC family oxidoreductase yields the protein MMKRRYEGEEVDVVIVGAGAAGGVLAKELSEAGMSVVILDAGPFRDPQKDFASDELSMKNLGWQDTRIVDGHDPLQMGHNNSGRGIGGGTVHFTAVFLRFHQADFKAKSMDGVADDWPIDYEDLEPYYSKIEKEIAVSGPKHFPWGDYHGPYPYPEREPLSPNAYMFMNGCEKLGIRSSVAPLAILSAPFEGRPPCINRGFCNQGCMPDAKFSTLIVHIPKAIKAGAEVLADCMVTQVMMGKDGRAKGVTFVHDGKTYEQKAKLVILSAFVVETPRLLLNSANAQFSNGLANSSGWVGKSVMVHSSQDVYAKFNEEIRLYKGTPVLATTQDFYRTDPTNNFVRGYTLHAHGARPVGFAGGISQAKGGPIWGERLREALLNYNYYGRVTLVGEVLPSADNRVTLADEKDEYGLPRAKVTFSYGDNDRKLIDHAVGNMSAILEAAGGKVEFVIPDTAHMMGGCRMGNDPESSVVNSYGQTHDIPNLFVCDASIFVTSGAGNPTNTVMSLALRTADYIKEKAKKLELARPV from the coding sequence ATGATGAAACGTAGATACGAAGGAGAAGAAGTAGATGTAGTGATCGTAGGTGCGGGGGCTGCAGGCGGAGTACTGGCCAAAGAATTAAGCGAAGCCGGCATGAGTGTTGTCATTTTGGATGCAGGACCATTTCGGGACCCGCAAAAAGATTTCGCCAGCGATGAACTTTCTATGAAAAATTTGGGTTGGCAGGATACCCGGATTGTAGACGGACATGACCCGCTGCAAATGGGGCACAACAATTCCGGACGGGGAATCGGCGGGGGAACCGTCCACTTTACAGCCGTTTTCTTGCGCTTTCACCAAGCGGATTTTAAAGCAAAATCGATGGATGGCGTTGCGGACGATTGGCCGATCGACTATGAGGATCTGGAACCGTATTATTCAAAAATCGAGAAAGAAATTGCTGTATCAGGCCCGAAGCATTTTCCTTGGGGGGATTATCATGGTCCTTATCCTTATCCGGAAAGGGAACCCCTTAGCCCAAACGCATATATGTTTATGAACGGCTGCGAAAAGCTCGGCATTCGTTCTTCTGTTGCACCTCTTGCGATTCTCTCAGCGCCGTTTGAAGGCCGCCCTCCGTGTATTAATCGAGGCTTTTGCAATCAGGGATGCATGCCGGATGCTAAATTTAGCACATTGATCGTTCATATTCCCAAAGCGATCAAAGCCGGAGCTGAGGTGCTGGCCGACTGTATGGTGACACAGGTAATGATGGGGAAGGATGGCAGAGCTAAAGGAGTCACTTTTGTCCACGATGGCAAAACGTACGAACAAAAAGCAAAGCTTGTGATTTTATCAGCTTTTGTCGTAGAAACGCCTCGTTTGCTTCTCAATTCCGCAAATGCCCAATTTTCAAATGGACTTGCCAACAGCAGCGGCTGGGTCGGAAAATCCGTTATGGTGCACAGCAGTCAAGACGTCTATGCTAAATTCAATGAAGAAATCAGGCTTTACAAAGGGACTCCCGTACTGGCGACGACCCAGGATTTTTACCGCACAGATCCTACTAACAATTTCGTCCGTGGATATACCCTGCACGCGCATGGAGCAAGACCGGTCGGTTTTGCGGGCGGAATTTCGCAAGCAAAGGGCGGACCGATTTGGGGTGAGCGACTCAGGGAGGCATTGCTGAATTACAATTACTACGGAAGGGTTACTTTGGTCGGAGAAGTACTGCCAAGTGCGGATAATCGGGTGACTTTAGCAGATGAAAAAGATGAGTATGGCTTGCCTCGTGCAAAAGTAACGTTCAGCTACGGTGATAATGACAGGAAACTCATCGATCATGCCGTCGGTAACATGAGCGCAATTCTCGAGGCAGCTGGAGGCAAAGTCGAATTCGTCATTCCGGACACCGCTCATATGATGGGGGGCTGCCGGATGGGAAATGATCCAGAGTCCTCAGTCGTTAATTCATATGGACAAACTCACGACATACCTAATCTTTTTGTCTGCGATGCAAGCATTTTTGTCACCTCAGGTGCCGGAAATCCTACGAATACGGTCATGTCGCTAGCGCTAAGGACAGCAGATTATATCAAAGAGAAAGCGAAGAAGCTGGAATTGGCGAGGCCGGTCTAA
- a CDS encoding Ger(x)C family spore germination protein: MTRQLNTIILLFTCVLTLTGCWDIKDVNHRVLPIVMGISYGETKKYRVHIQIPLPYSRGLNSKVYFKEADTISKALTEIDTDIEAGIDFMHLQLIMFDRKVAEEGIQEEIAFIMRSQHMPTKALIAITSEDMGKILNHTGKTIQTDFSALINFFNKNAGWSPEINLAYLWDTFGAIHSDTEDVTIPILRSGKSTMLEFLGSAVMSKDSMKGEISREQSLLVNLFEELFQGSVVQVTHQASVAIVKCNNKIHTSWRNHEPVLQMQMQISLHLIENNGGLDVRQLETTFSNDMVKKYKDLFKQLQTKKSDALGTGEYFRNKMTFDKLKDWREIYYPQLLTEIEINSRITNTGDIEDR, translated from the coding sequence ATGACGCGTCAGCTCAATACAATCATTTTATTGTTTACCTGTGTACTAACATTAACAGGCTGCTGGGATATCAAAGATGTCAATCATCGCGTACTCCCAATCGTCATGGGGATTTCCTATGGTGAAACGAAGAAATATAGGGTGCATATTCAAATTCCCCTACCGTATAGCCGTGGTTTAAATTCTAAGGTATATTTTAAGGAAGCTGATACAATTAGTAAGGCACTTACTGAAATTGACACGGACATTGAAGCGGGCATTGACTTTATGCATCTTCAATTGATTATGTTTGATCGTAAGGTCGCTGAAGAGGGAATTCAAGAGGAAATAGCCTTTATCATGCGAAGTCAACATATGCCTACTAAGGCTCTTATTGCGATAACTTCAGAAGATATGGGCAAAATCCTAAACCATACAGGAAAAACCATTCAAACTGATTTCAGCGCACTGATCAATTTTTTCAATAAAAACGCAGGCTGGAGCCCCGAAATTAATCTTGCTTATCTTTGGGATACCTTTGGAGCTATTCATTCTGATACGGAAGATGTGACTATCCCGATTCTACGCTCTGGAAAATCAACCATGCTCGAATTTCTTGGCTCAGCCGTGATGTCGAAGGATAGCATGAAAGGTGAAATTTCAAGAGAACAATCACTTTTGGTTAACTTATTTGAAGAGCTGTTTCAAGGCTCTGTGGTTCAAGTGACTCATCAAGCAAGTGTAGCCATCGTCAAATGTAACAACAAGATTCATACCTCTTGGCGGAATCACGAGCCCGTCCTGCAGATGCAAATGCAAATCTCGCTGCATCTCATTGAAAATAACGGTGGCCTGGACGTACGACAATTAGAAACAACATTTTCGAATGACATGGTGAAAAAGTATAAAGATCTATTCAAGCAACTTCAAACTAAAAAGTCGGACGCCTTGGGCACTGGTGAATATTTCAGAAATAAGATGACATTCGATAAGTTAAAGGATTGGCGTGAAATCTATTATCCTCAGCTTTTAACAGAGATCGAGATTAATAGTCGAATTACAAATACAGGTGATATCGAAGACAGATAA
- a CDS encoding thiamine pyrophosphate-binding protein: MLNTVDNHVSNKTPSNLQHFTVAGLILEQLRILGVERIYGVVGDAVFGLMDAIAKQESISFKAVRHESVAALMASAEAKLTGRLGVCIAQMGPGLANLINGLGDAYLDKAPVLAISGQAPLNKIGTYYKQYINQQMLVHALSPYSQLIVHPDAVIDSLKQAVHTSVLHRTVSHLSIPEDLFAKLTTAQPFERPDISLPLTGSEVLQQILHRLRSAKKPMILVGNGARAAQEWIQTLAEIWGCGIALSYGATGIIPDANPWMLSGLGEGGNPLLTEMFQHADVVLSIETSWWPDGYVPHAAQVIQVAKHQADVGAAVPVDIGVVGDPVSIIPPLIEGLKDHVPNQAWLVQIQQCKQAWSVQTEVERNHSSSPLHPASVIQQIEHNMDEDAIIALDEGDATLWFLRNFRAKRQQILLSNRWRTMGFGLPAAMSAKLCSPEKQVICITGDGGLGMVMADLITAIRYNLPITVVVFNNGTLQMERDKMFIKGLQPEGTELTNPDFAMVAEACGWHAYRVNNNEHLNEALKQSRTSGKPVLLDVSIARIPYPDFTLQ, from the coding sequence ATGTTAAACACTGTAGACAATCATGTATCTAATAAAACTCCTTCGAACCTTCAACACTTCACTGTTGCGGGTCTGATTCTAGAGCAGCTTCGAATCTTGGGTGTTGAACGGATTTATGGTGTCGTGGGAGATGCTGTCTTCGGACTTATGGATGCCATAGCTAAACAAGAGTCGATTTCATTTAAGGCAGTTCGACACGAATCCGTCGCCGCCTTGATGGCTTCTGCAGAAGCGAAATTAACTGGTCGACTTGGTGTTTGTATCGCCCAGATGGGCCCAGGACTGGCCAATCTCATTAATGGTTTAGGCGACGCCTACTTGGATAAAGCACCTGTGCTGGCCATCAGCGGACAAGCGCCGCTCAATAAAATCGGTACATATTATAAGCAATATATCAATCAACAGATGTTAGTCCATGCTTTATCTCCATACAGTCAACTTATCGTTCATCCGGATGCTGTGATCGACTCATTGAAACAGGCCGTGCACACATCTGTATTGCATCGAACCGTATCGCACTTGTCCATCCCTGAAGATTTATTTGCTAAGTTAACAACCGCACAGCCATTTGAACGTCCTGATATTTCCCTTCCCTTAACAGGTTCAGAAGTATTGCAGCAAATCCTGCATCGTTTACGTTCCGCTAAAAAACCTATGATTCTTGTAGGCAATGGAGCTCGAGCAGCTCAAGAATGGATTCAGACTTTAGCGGAAATATGGGGCTGTGGTATCGCCCTAAGTTATGGAGCCACTGGAATCATCCCTGATGCAAATCCATGGATGTTAAGCGGGCTTGGCGAAGGCGGCAACCCTTTGCTCACTGAAATGTTTCAACATGCGGATGTTGTCCTCTCTATTGAAACGTCTTGGTGGCCGGATGGTTATGTTCCCCATGCAGCGCAGGTGATTCAAGTCGCCAAACATCAGGCAGACGTCGGTGCTGCCGTTCCCGTTGATATTGGAGTCGTCGGAGATCCGGTGAGCATCATTCCACCACTCATTGAGGGATTAAAGGATCATGTGCCCAACCAAGCATGGCTAGTCCAGATTCAGCAATGCAAGCAGGCTTGGTCGGTGCAAACCGAGGTTGAGCGAAATCATTCATCCTCCCCGCTTCACCCTGCAAGCGTTATCCAACAGATTGAGCACAATATGGACGAGGACGCTATTATTGCTTTAGATGAAGGCGATGCAACCCTCTGGTTTTTAAGAAATTTTCGGGCAAAACGACAACAGATTCTGCTCTCGAACAGGTGGCGAACCATGGGGTTCGGTCTGCCTGCGGCCATGTCGGCCAAATTATGCTCTCCGGAAAAACAAGTCATTTGTATCACGGGGGATGGCGGCTTAGGGATGGTTATGGCCGACTTGATTACCGCCATACGATATAACCTTCCTATAACGGTAGTTGTTTTTAATAACGGTACCCTGCAAATGGAGAGGGATAAAATGTTCATAAAGGGGCTACAACCTGAAGGAACCGAACTGACAAATCCCGATTTCGCAATGGTGGCGGAAGCTTGCGGATGGCATGCATATCGTGTCAACAATAACGAACATTTAAATGAAGCATTGAAACAATCGCGAACCAGCGGTAAACCGGTTTTGCTTGATGTATCTATAGCCCGGATTCCATACCCGGATTTCACATTACAATAA
- a CDS encoding GNAT family N-acetyltransferase, with the protein MKIVIASNLDFGYIQERDHHILQGLILQKISGKEIYILRDENENNIGFMRYGYFWDNTPFMNMIWVEGQYRRQGLGKQVVLFWEEDMKAKGFKLVMTSTLANEEAQHFYRKLGYRDAGCLLLEDEPLEIILTKKI; encoded by the coding sequence ATGAAAATCGTTATTGCAAGTAATTTAGACTTTGGATATATTCAGGAGCGTGATCATCATATTTTACAGGGTTTAATATTACAAAAAATTAGCGGAAAAGAGATCTATATCCTGCGGGATGAAAATGAAAATAATATTGGCTTTATGAGGTACGGATATTTCTGGGACAACACGCCATTTATGAATATGATTTGGGTTGAAGGACAATATCGACGCCAAGGTTTAGGTAAGCAAGTCGTCCTTTTTTGGGAAGAAGATATGAAAGCAAAGGGTTTTAAGTTGGTCATGACCTCTACTCTGGCAAATGAAGAGGCACAACACTTCTACAGAAAATTAGGATATCGCGATGCAGGGTGTTTATTACTCGAAGATGAGCCGTTGGAAATCATTCTGACTAAAAAAATATAA
- a CDS encoding PLDc N-terminal domain-containing protein, producing MLFLAHIVLCVWAYRDSIRRGKSTEFAIIILLAMLFFPIIGLIVYLIIRND from the coding sequence ATGTTATTTTTGGCACACATAGTTTTATGCGTATGGGCATACCGAGATAGCATAAGGAGAGGTAAAAGTACGGAATTTGCAATAATTATCCTATTAGCAATGTTGTTTTTCCCAATCATTGGTCTGATCGTTTATCTCATTATTCGTAATGATTAG
- a CDS encoding Lsa family ABC-F type ribosomal protection protein, with protein sequence MSTINVSNLTFAYEGSYDNIFENVSFQMDTDWKLGFTGRNGRGKTTFLQLLLGKHEYSGHISSQAGFEYFPFHVVSKESLTYEVIEDIFPDYEHWQLIREFSLLKMSEDVLYRPFNSLSNGEQTKVLLATLFIKENNFLLIDEPTNHLDMDARKLVSQYLRSKSGFILVSHDRAFLDHCVDHILSINKTNIEIQKGNFSSWWENKRRQDQFELATDEKLRKDIKRLSDSARRTGNWAHAVEKSKNGTRNSGSKIDKGYVGHKAAKMMKRSKSIEQRQQSAIDEKSKLLKNIESSENLEITQLSYHKPQLVELDAVSIYYGERQVCENVNFTIEPGERIALMGPNGSGKSSIIKLICDERLSYTGSLRKDSQLRISYVSQDTSHLRGNLSDYAREHGIDESLFKSILRKLDFSRTQFEKDMLSFSGGQKKKVLIAKSLSEQVHVHIWDEPLNFIDVISRMQIEELLLEHTPTILFVEHDGEFCKNIATKIVELTN encoded by the coding sequence ATGTCTACTATTAACGTATCAAACCTGACGTTTGCCTATGAAGGTAGCTACGACAACATCTTTGAAAACGTCAGTTTTCAGATGGATACTGACTGGAAATTGGGCTTTACAGGGAGAAATGGCCGGGGGAAAACGACGTTTCTCCAACTATTGCTCGGCAAACATGAATACAGTGGCCACATTTCGTCGCAGGCCGGATTTGAATATTTTCCATTCCATGTGGTAAGCAAGGAAAGTCTTACGTATGAAGTAATTGAAGATATTTTCCCGGACTATGAGCATTGGCAATTAATTCGGGAGTTTTCGTTACTAAAAATGTCCGAGGACGTTTTGTACCGCCCTTTCAATTCGTTATCCAACGGCGAACAGACCAAGGTGCTGCTAGCGACCTTGTTCATTAAGGAGAACAACTTCCTGCTCATTGACGAGCCGACAAACCACCTAGATATGGATGCAAGGAAGCTTGTCAGCCAATATTTGAGATCAAAGAGCGGGTTCATTCTTGTATCTCATGATAGAGCGTTTCTCGATCATTGCGTCGATCACATTCTCTCCATCAACAAAACCAATATTGAGATACAGAAAGGCAATTTTTCGAGCTGGTGGGAAAATAAGCGAAGGCAGGATCAGTTCGAACTTGCGACTGACGAAAAACTCCGTAAGGACATCAAACGGTTGTCCGATTCGGCCAGACGTACGGGGAATTGGGCGCATGCCGTAGAAAAAAGCAAAAACGGCACAAGAAATTCCGGCTCCAAAATCGACAAAGGCTATGTAGGCCACAAAGCCGCCAAAATGATGAAGCGCTCGAAATCGATTGAACAAAGGCAGCAATCGGCCATCGATGAGAAATCCAAGCTTCTGAAAAATATTGAAAGCTCAGAAAACCTGGAGATTACGCAACTCTCTTATCATAAGCCTCAACTCGTGGAGCTGGATGCGGTCTCGATTTATTATGGGGAAAGACAGGTTTGCGAGAATGTAAACTTTACGATTGAACCAGGCGAACGCATTGCCCTAATGGGCCCGAACGGTTCGGGAAAATCCTCGATTATCAAGCTGATATGTGATGAGAGGCTAAGCTACACCGGAAGCTTGCGGAAGGATAGCCAGCTTCGAATATCGTACGTATCGCAGGATACTTCCCACCTTCGTGGAAATTTGTCGGACTATGCTAGGGAGCATGGAATTGACGAAAGTTTGTTTAAATCGATTCTGAGAAAACTTGATTTCTCCAGAACCCAGTTTGAAAAGGATATGTTGTCGTTTAGCGGCGGCCAGAAGAAAAAGGTGCTGATCGCTAAAAGCCTGAGCGAGCAAGTACATGTGCATATTTGGGACGAACCGCTTAACTTTATTGACGTCATTTCGCGTATGCAAATCGAAGAGCTGCTGCTTGAGCATACCCCAACCATTCTGTTCGTGGAGCATGACGGCGAGTTTTGCAAGAATATCGCAACAAAGATTGTAGAACTGACAAACTAA
- a CDS encoding SDR family oxidoreductase, with amino-acid sequence MQPPVPPYPLQHQDQQPGIESQMNPRPLFDNPNYKGSGKLKDKVAVITGGDSGQGRAIAGAYAKEGADVVIIYLSEHADAEETKQFVEQKGRRCLTIAGDIGSEAFCNQVVKQTIEKFGKLDILINNAAEQHVQNSLDNITSEQMEKTFRTNFFSVFYLSKAVLPHMKPGSTIINAASLTAYEGNEQLMDYSATKGAIVAFTRSLSKSLISKGIRVNGVVPGTIWTPLIPASFPADQVANWGAKTPMKRAGQPYEIAPAYVYLASDDSSYVSGQFLHITGGVITNS; translated from the coding sequence ATGCAACCGCCAGTGCCTCCCTATCCTTTGCAGCATCAGGATCAGCAGCCCGGCATCGAGTCGCAAATGAACCCGCGCCCCCTTTTTGATAATCCCAACTACAAAGGCAGTGGAAAACTGAAAGATAAAGTGGCGGTCATTACTGGTGGCGATAGCGGCCAAGGGCGGGCAATTGCTGGCGCTTATGCGAAAGAAGGCGCGGATGTTGTCATCATATACCTGAGCGAGCATGCCGATGCGGAAGAAACCAAACAATTTGTAGAACAAAAAGGACGCCGTTGTCTGACTATCGCTGGTGATATCGGAAGCGAGGCGTTTTGCAATCAAGTCGTGAAACAAACGATTGAGAAATTCGGCAAACTGGATATTCTCATTAACAATGCAGCGGAACAGCATGTCCAGAATAGCTTGGACAATATCACGTCCGAACAAATGGAAAAAACGTTTCGAACGAATTTTTTCTCCGTTTTCTATTTATCTAAAGCAGTTTTACCACATATGAAACCAGGCAGTACGATCATCAATGCGGCATCGCTTACGGCTTATGAAGGAAACGAACAATTGATGGATTATTCAGCGACCAAAGGAGCCATTGTCGCCTTCACACGTTCCCTTTCCAAGTCCCTGATCAGCAAGGGCATTCGAGTCAACGGCGTCGTCCCTGGAACGATATGGACTCCACTCATTCCCGCTTCTTTCCCAGCGGATCAAGTAGCAAATTGGGGCGCTAAAACTCCGATGAAACGCGCGGGTCAACCCTATGAGATTGCTCCAGCTTATGTTTATTTGGCATCGGACGATTCCTCTTACGTTTCCGGACAATTTCTTCATATCACCGGTGGCGTAATTACGAACAGTTAG